The Argopecten irradians isolate NY chromosome 16, Ai_NY, whole genome shotgun sequence genome window below encodes:
- the LOC138310159 gene encoding proprotein convertase subtilisin/kexin type 5-like yields the protein MFSDGITCVHTCDKRMYVFNASCVYNCPSDHKLLEGSAPPYTCMEQCRPHQKLYHNHCLEKCPDDMLLSNSSGLSKCPKENSTIYNGTCVSKCPINLVDNSGVCMEHCVDSEYVLNQACVASCPLKYVVKFRSWQPYIKFCVSSCDTNIGPDWYRYECRCLGSLLLYNNTCVTKCPSLYPIVYNGKCLVECPDGFVAYNGKCQSSCPKNSSYVINNNVCAKMCPSSHQYFATLHMWDTYKMTFVSSSCLDKCAEQNFAEISYNMDCIDTCPDKTVIFRVPRCIHNCSSDESIYRRTFNSHYHIYICVKECPDTSFKWKNHCYDQCPSYLPSYQPNRTCVKECPRNTFHVQNTCNKTCNGYIFNRTECVYFCPRNAPFVLGQNCVSKCPVSHVLNQQDGRCVETCLPNVKLNRTCYRTCPDSSPIVLNNTCVKECPKNFNLTAPSPQGFICVNECKPPLVRDGNRCTVTCGQKLVVNNVCENTTKCPDSFRFVENSTRGQICRKKCTEKQFNFNEVWCVNKCPNFAMGQRCLDHCPPSHPYTFHEKYAKEKDSMRCYSNCPTITFGAFCVDSCPESHRAVESTRTCEKTCPASDPIKTDSRCLQPCSITESFSKLEQKCIPMSPGLVAAILVTFVIAVLGIIGVFFMCKTPTIPRNKSNSPDAAAMADESAKPQRRENTNNSVKYECATSTIHFEGDLSQHGRGCDTEKDLTGATMDTTKTETGLDNSGFSDPETSNI from the exons ATGTTTTCCGATGGTATTACGTGTGTACATACCTGTGATAAGCGTATGTATGTGTTTAATGCATCCTGTGTTTACAACTGCCCTTCTGATCACAAGCTGTTAGAAGGCAGTGCACCACCCTACACGTGCATGGAACAATGTCGTCCACACCAAAAGCTGTACCACAACCACTGCTTGGAAAAATGTCCTGACGACATGCTATTGTCAAACAGTTCCGGTTTGTCTAAGTGTCCTAAAGAAAATTCAACTATATACAACGGTACATGTGTCTCTAAATGTCCAATAAATCTTGTTGATAACTCTGGAGTATGCATGGAACATTGTGTTGATAGTGAATATGTGTTGAATCAAGCGTGTGTTGCGTCATGTCCGCTAAAATATGTTGTTAAGTTTAGATCTTGGCAACCATATATTAAGTTCTGCGTATCATCATGTGATACTAATATAGGGCCTGACTGGTATAGATACGAATGCAGATGTTTGGGGAGCCTGTTACTCTATAATAATACATGTGTGACAAAATGTCCATCGCTCTATCCGATTGTTTATAATGGTAAGTGCCTAGTCGAATGTCCGGATGGTTTTGTTGCTTACAATGGTAAATGTCAGAGTTCGTGTCCGAAAAATTCTTCATATGTCATCAACAATAACGTATGTGCGAAAATGTGTCCGTCATCGCATCAGTACTTTGCGACGTTACATATGTGGGATACCTACAAAATGACATTTGTGTCTAGTTCCTGTCTAGATAAATGTGCTGAACAAAACTTCGCGGAAATTTCATATAACATGGATTGTATCGACACCTGTCCGGACAAAACTGTTATATTTAGAGTGCCAAGGTGTATCCATAATTGTTCATCAGATGAATCGATATATCGAAGGACTTTTAATTCTCATtatcatatttacatatgtgtTAAAGAGTGTCCAGATACAAGTTTCAAATGGAAAAATCATTGCTACGATCAATGTCCATCCTATTTACCAAGCTATCAACCGAACCGCACATGTGTAAAGGAATGTCCAAGAAATACTTTTCACGTCCAAAATACATGCAATAAAACTTGTAACGGATATATATTCAATCGTACCGAATGTGTTTATTTCTGTCCAAGGAATGCACCGTTCGTATTAGGTCAAAACTGTGTTTCAAAATGTCCAGTATCACACGTATTGAATCAACAGGATGGACGCTGTGTGGAAACATGCCTTCCTAACGTTAAATTAAACCGCACCTGTTACAGAACGTGTCCAGATAGTAGTCCGATTGTGCTGAACAATACGTGTGTGAAGGAATgtccaaaaaatttcaatttgACAGCACCCTCTCCACAAGGTTTCATTTGTGTGAATGAATGTAAACCTCCATTGGTCCGGGATGGTAACAGATGTACTGTGACATGTGGACAGAAGCTAGTTGTGAACAATGTATGTGAGAATACAACAAAATGTCCCGATAGCTTTAGATTTGTAGAGAATTCTACACGTGGACAGATATGTCGAAAAAAATGTACGGAAAAGCAGTTTAATTTTAACGAAGTGTGGTGTGTAAACAAGTGTCCAAATTTTGCTATGGGACAACGATGTCTAGACCACTGTCCACCATCTCATCCATACACATTTCATGAGAAATATGCTAAAGAAAAAGACTCCATGCGATGCTATTCAAACTGTCCCACTATTACATTCGGGGCATTTTGTGTTGATAGCTGTCCAGAATCGCACCGTGCCGTAGAGTCGACGAGAACCTGCGAGAAGACATGTCCAGCGTCCGATCCCATTAAAACTGACTCTAGGTGTCTACAACCTTGTTCAATCACCGAAAGCTTCTCTAAATTAGAACAGAAGTGTATCCCGATGTCCCCTGGCCTTGTTGCTGCCATTCTGGTGACATTTGTGATTGCTGTGCTCGGTATAATTGGAGTCTTCTTCATGTGTAAAACACCAACTATACCCCGTAATAAA AGTAACAGCCCAGACGCTGCGGCTATGGCAGATGAATCTGCAAAACCACAGAGAAGAGAAAATACTAACAACTCCGTAAAGTATGAATGTGCAACCTCAACAATACATTTTGAGGGAGATTTATCACAACACGGGCGAGGATGTGATACGGAAAAAGATCTTACTGGTGCAACAATGGACACAACGAAGACTGAAACAGGTCTAGATAACAGTGGCTTTTCAGACCCAGAGACAAGTAACATTTAG
- the LOC138310158 gene encoding toll-like receptor 1: MPRDDTVPMITRDNSEEGHLSQNCDDTHTRRTAGEKPLEEGKQYHIFLSYSSSDRHYVLSLKKHLEDLGLKCMMSDNDFTPGWPIMQNIESFMKICQKILFVVSTNFLEKTYCDMEVNMAHAYAADHHMNDYMIVLLRNDCELPLKLKYKTYIDGISTELNDIANKVEDAFIRQDVMPPNTQHDVMENIRSGQVILTKNPEQQLSRLCCNPSYQFNDLTEIELNKLKSSSIEVGIVM; encoded by the exons ATGCCTCGCGATGATACTGTTCCTATGATAACACGAGACAATTCTGAGGAAGGACATTTGTCTCAGAACTGTGATGATACTCACACGAGGAGAACTGCTGGAGAGAAACCCCTTGAGGAAGGGAAACAGTATCATATCTTTTTATCTTATTCATCGTCAGATCGCCATTATGTTCTGAGCCTCAAAAAACATTTGGAAGATTTGGGTTTGAA ATGTATGATGTCAGATAATGACTTCACACCGGGTTGGCCTATTATGCAGAACATCGAAAGTTTTATGAAGATATGCCAAAAGATTCTCTTCGTTGTGAGTACAAACTTTCTGGAGAAGACGTATTGTGACATGGAGGTAAACATGGCACACGCATACGCTGCTGACCATCATATGAATGATTACATGATAGTTCTTTTGCGGAACGACTGTGAACTACCTTTAAAGTTAAAATACAAGACCTACATCGACGGCATTAGCACTGAGCTGAATGATATCGCAAATAAAGTGGAGGATGCATTTATTCGTCAag ACGTTATGCCACCAAACACCCAACACGATGTAATGGAAAACATCCGAAGTGGCCAAGTCATACTAACTAAGAACCCAGAACAACAGTTGTCCAGATTATGTTGTAACCCAAGCTATCAATTCAATGACCTAACGGAGATAGAACTAAACAAACTGAAGTCTTCATCAATAGAGGTGGGTATAGTCATGTAG